A section of the Amblyomma americanum isolate KBUSLIRL-KWMA chromosome 2, ASM5285725v1, whole genome shotgun sequence genome encodes:
- the LOC144120406 gene encoding uncharacterized protein LOC144120406, producing the protein MAPHEPLNAGYYSELIGSIRLRYEDKLKLCDDIDPYTLRPGVDTSADVSGFPEISHGDIVTYLVFSANFVTLENMKAYKALESHNYFTSGWVKHLSAKEFQDGKVVLLGEVNHSQRLGHKPLQVWILCKKDGAVITAHCTCMAGAGEAWSHVGACLFAVETGIKMMKSRSCTQKDNMWLPAYVEKVQYKRLKDINFTSSKGKKRQLDSNSFEAGPVKERAHVPPLSEQERTKLYGSIQDAAC; encoded by the exons ATGGCGCCGCATGAACCTTTAAACGCGGGTTATTACTCTGAACTCATCGGCAGTATTCGCCTTCGTTACGAAGACAAGTTGAAACTGTGCGATGATATCGATCCATACACGCTGCGGCCCGGAGTGGACACAAGTGCCGATGTGAGTGGCTTCCCCGAGATTTCGCACGGCGACATCGTCACGTATCTTGTGTTTTCCGCGAACTTTGTGACTTTGGAAAACATGAAAGCGTACAAAGCTTTGGAGTCCCACAATTACTTtacaagcggctgggtgaagcaccTTTCTGCCAAGGAATTCCAGGACGGCAAAGTTGTCCTGCTCGGCGAG gtgaaccactcacagaggctggggcacaaacctctccaagtgtggattttgtgcaagaaggatggcgctgtgatcactgcGCACTGCACATGTATGGCTGGAGCAGGGGAAGCTTGGTCCCATGTTGGAGCCTGTTTGTTTGCAGTTGAGACCGGCATCAAAATGATGAAGTCAAGAAGTTGCACCCAGAAGGATAATATGTGGCTGCCCGCTTATGTCGAAAAAGTACAATATAAGCGACTCAAGGACATAAACTTCACATCATCTaaagggaaaaagcggcagcttgatagcaattcctttgaggcaggtccagtcaaggagcgggctcatgtcccgccactttcagagcaggagcgtaccaagctttacggctcaattcaggatgccg CTTGCtag